The following nucleotide sequence is from Melioribacteraceae bacterium.
ACTTTGGCATGAACTTTATCAACAATTTAATTTGATCGCTTTCCCCGCAGGTAATACAGGGGCACAAATGGGCGGATGGTTCAACAAAGAAATTAATTCTTTGAATGATGTTCGTGGATTAAAAATGAGATTTCCCGGTATCGGCGGTAAAGTTATTAATAAAGCAGGTGGGTCGGCAGTGCTTTCAGCAGGAAGTGAAATTTATACAAATCTCGAAAGAGGAGTAATTGACGCAACCGATTGGATAGGTCCATATCATGATTACTTAATGGGGTTTCATGAAATTGCAAAATACTATTACTATCCAAGTTGGGCGGAACCGACAGGCGTACTTGAGTTGACTATAAATAAATCCGTGTATGAATCATTACCGGATGAATTAAAACAAATAATAATACAGGCTGCAGAAGCGGCAAATATAAAAATGTTCGGTTTGTTTAAAAAGAATAATGCTGAGTATTATTCTAAAATAAAAAATGAAACAAAAGTACAATTCAAAAAATTTCCGGAAGATGTTTTAACTAGTTTCCGAAAATTTGCAAAGGAAGCAATTGATGAAATAGTCGAATCTAACTCTATGAGTAAGAAAATTTATCCATCTTACAAAAATTTTCATGAAATGATGTATCAATGGGATTCAATTGTAGAACCGAATTACGAAACTCTTTAAAAATTATTTAAGAGTAGCCGGCAGCCAGAGAGCAACTTGTGGAAACAGGATTACGATTAATAATCCTATCAGCTGAATTATTACGTAAGGTATGATGCCCTTGTAAATATGAGTTGTCGATACTTCCGGTGGTGCAACGCCTTTCAAATAGAAAAGTGCAAAACCAAAAGGTGGAGTTAAAAAAGATGTCTGTAAATTCATTGCAATGAGTATTCCAACCCACAAGAGATCAATTCCTAAATGAACAAAAATAGGAGCAATTACAGGCACAATGATAAATGTGATCTCAATAAAATCGATAAAGAATCCGGCGATAAAGATTATCAACATAACTATTACCAAGAAATGATGAGCTTCAATCCCGCTGATTAATTGTGTCAAATATCTATCACCACCCATTCCTCTAAAAACCAAACCGAAAGCTGAAGCACCAACCAATATCAAGA
It contains:
- a CDS encoding TRAP transporter substrate-binding protein, translating into MNSKRRDFIKTTALASGGALLFGCSNNEEQKSVNINMNKTYSWKMVTAWAPHFPLLGEGADQLAKDIESMSGGRIKIQVYGGGELVPPLETFDAVSQGVAEMGHSASYYWAGKAPAAQFFTSLPFGMNTSQMNAWLYNGGGIELWHELYQQFNLIAFPAGNTGAQMGGWFNKEINSLNDVRGLKMRFPGIGGKVINKAGGSAVLSAGSEIYTNLERGVIDATDWIGPYHDYLMGFHEIAKYYYYPSWAEPTGVLELTINKSVYESLPDELKQIIIQAAEAANIKMFGLFKKNNAEYYSKIKNETKVQFKKFPEDVLTSFRKFAKEAIDEIVESNSMSKKIYPSYKNFHEMMYQWDSIVEPNYETL